In Anaerolineales bacterium, the following proteins share a genomic window:
- a CDS encoding folylpolyglutamate synthase/dihydrofolate synthase family protein: MDIEAQYNKALDYLYSFVDYSLKHSSELAKAEFNLDRMFALMEELGNPQNKYPIIHVAGTKGKGSVSALCASGLKVAGFKVGLYTSPHLLDYCERIQINGEPITHEFLVELVEEVKPAVAKIPKLTTFEITTALGFLAFAKQGCNAAVIEVGLGGRLDATNIVTPRVSVITSLSYDHMAVLGDTLAKIAGEKAGIIKRGVPVVSSSQKLEALEVIQRVAKLVNSNLVLVDEHIKIEPLASSLDGQSVRLVNDLQPLGTTSLLRAAPSTLDLQLPLLGSHQLENAATAYAALKVSGLEISDEAIQKGFAQTRWRGRFEIARQNPPVIFDSAHNQDSFTKLRETLEEYFPGKMIYLIFGASEDKNIPGMFEEMKSKIKRLIVTRADHPRALEEARIVELARQAEIESEAATPVESALARALELSAKDGSIVLSAGSMFVTAEVMAAWNKLMSLRGR, translated from the coding sequence ATGGACATCGAAGCCCAATACAACAAAGCCCTCGATTATCTATACTCGTTCGTGGATTATAGCCTGAAACATTCCTCCGAACTTGCCAAGGCGGAGTTCAACCTTGACCGCATGTTTGCGTTGATGGAGGAGTTGGGGAATCCGCAAAACAAGTATCCGATTATTCACGTCGCCGGGACGAAGGGGAAGGGCTCGGTCTCGGCGCTTTGCGCTTCAGGTTTGAAGGTTGCAGGTTTCAAGGTTGGGCTGTATACCTCGCCGCACTTGCTGGATTACTGTGAAAGAATCCAAATTAATGGAGAGCCAATAACACATGAGTTTTTGGTCGAGTTGGTGGAAGAGGTCAAGCCCGCCGTTGCGAAGATTCCGAAATTGACCACATTTGAAATCACGACCGCGCTTGGGTTTCTTGCGTTTGCAAAGCAAGGATGCAACGCGGCGGTGATCGAGGTCGGCTTGGGCGGTCGGCTGGATGCGACAAACATCGTCACGCCGAGGGTTTCAGTGATTACATCACTGTCGTACGATCACATGGCGGTGTTGGGAGATACGTTGGCGAAGATTGCGGGGGAGAAGGCGGGCATTATCAAGCGCGGCGTGCCTGTTGTTTCCTCTTCTCAAAAGCTCGAAGCGCTCGAAGTAATCCAGCGTGTAGCCAAACTAGTAAATTCAAATTTAGTTCTGGTGGATGAACACATAAAAATTGAACCGCTCGCTTCATCCCTCGACGGTCAATCGGTTCGCCTCGTCAATGACCTTCAACCCCTCGGTACGACTTCGCTACTCAGGGCGGCGCCTTCAACCTTAGACCTTCAATTGCCTCTCCTCGGTTCCCACCAACTCGAAAACGCGGCGACCGCCTATGCCGCGCTCAAAGTCAGCGGACTGGAAATTTCAGATGAGGCGATTCAAAAAGGATTCGCTCAGACGCGCTGGCGCGGACGGTTTGAAATTGCTCGGCAGAATCCGCCTGTGATTTTTGACTCGGCTCACAATCAGGATTCGTTCACCAAACTGCGCGAAACGCTCGAAGAATATTTTCCTGGCAAGATGATTTACCTCATCTTCGGCGCGTCGGAGGATAAGAATATCCCTGGCATGTTCGAGGAGATGAAATCGAAGATCAAGCGACTCATCGTCACGCGCGCCGACCATCCGCGGGCGCTGGAGGAGGCGCGAATCGTCGAGTTGGCGCGGCAGGCTGAAATTGAGTCCGAAGCGGCGACTCCCGTTGAGTCCGCGTTGGCGCGGGCGTTGGAGTTATCCGCAAAAGATGGTAGCATTGTCTTATCCGCTGGGAGCATGTTCGTCACGGCGGAAGTGATGGCGGCTTGGAATAAATTGATGTCATTGCGAGGGCGATAG